ctctcaaccactgcaccaccagggaagccctcttttttttttttaattaattaattcattcgtttatttttggctgggttaggtcttcattgctttgcatgggctttctctagttgcggtgagcgggagctactctttgttgtgatgcgcgggcttctcattgctgtggcttctcttgttgcagagcacaggctctaggtgcgcaggcttcagtagttgtggcatgtgggctcagcaggtgtggcttgcgggctctagagctcaggctcagtagtggtggcgcacaggcttagctgctccgcggcatgtgagatcttcccgggccagggctcgaacccgtgtcccctgcattggcgccagggaagccctagggtagGAAATTCTTAGGCAGCCTCCACCCCACCTCTCCCAACATGGatggccctgggggtggggggtaggtgAGTGCTAGATGCCCACCCAAACTGGGCACCCAGGCGCATCTCCAAGTCTCATTCTCTACCTACCAAACCCTTAGTCTTGTTGGGGTCAGGGTGTCCCACTCCTCCCCACTCCCGCCCGCCTCCTGGCTCAGGCTTCCCTCCACTTGCCCAGCCAGGCCATCTGGAATTTGGCCTTtgaccctcctcctcctgctttgATTGCCTGCCCCCCAGTGCCTCACCCCCGCTGAGGCTGTAGCCCTGACCTCTGATCTGACCCGCCCACTGCCAGACGGCCTTCAGCCTCCCCTCAGACGCCCCAGCACTGGCCATTGCCCGAATCATGACTGGGACCGCCACACCCTTGGACCAGGCTCAggccagcccccgcccgcccctgaAGAGCCTCTAGCggctgccttccccagcctgccCCGCCTTGCTACCCAGATCTACAGccagctccctcccctctcccagacTATTGCAGCAACCTCCTGACTGGTCCCTGGCCTCCAGTCCCCCCTCCACCCACCGCATACCAGCCACAGGGATCTCTCATCACGCCTCTTCCCCGTGACCCCCATGATGGAGTCCAGCCTTCCAGGGGCAGCTCCACCGCTTTCCAGGCCAGGCCTCTACCCCGTTTCTGATACTTTCTCTCCAGTCTTCACTGTCCCTCTAACCCTAaacctccctccagcccccagcaGAGTCCTTTGTATTCTCCAAACACATCTTGAGCTCTCCCAGCTCAGTAACTTTGTCTAGGCTGTGCCTTCTTCCCATCATGCCTTCCTTCCATCCTCATTTCTTGACATCATACCCAACTCTCAGACCGCTCTAACGACTCCTCAGGGcactgcagcaaaaagagaaCTGGAAGAAGGGTCCGAGGCCTTGGTTctggtcccagccctgccacaCACTCTCTCTGAgactccctgggcctcagtgtaCCCACCCACAAAAAAGCTTGCTGATTTCCAGGGATCTCCCAGGTCTAGGATGGTATGACTTCTGGGGAAGGTTGGGTGAATGTGGGGAGCAGGTGGGCTTTGGCTCCAGGCAGAATCGCACCATCACCCCTGCGTTGCCCTGAGCCAGATTCTTCACTTAGCTGagtctcattcactcattcatgaatgcattcattcattctttcgtTCAGTAAACCCCATTGAGCAGCATCTGTGGGCCAGGAGCTTTCCAGGCTCAGGGGATACAGTAGGAAATAAGACAATGACCCTGCCAAAATGGAGCTCGCAGTCTCCTAGGGCTGGAGTTCTCCACTAGGGGCAATGCTGCCCCCAGGGGACatgacatttggcaatgtctagagtctttttttttttttttggccgcaccatgagtcctgcgggatcttagttccccaggaTCGaaactgcgccccctgcagtggaagcgtggagtcttaaccactggaactccagggaagtcccaaggagtcATTTTTTATTGTCCCAACTGgagggatgctactggcatctagacagaagccagggatgctgctaaacatcttacaatgcacAACACAGTCTCCAGAAGATATCATTACCCAGCCCTGAATCTCAATAATACCGACAGCAAGAAACACTGGCTATTGGGGAATTCAGTCCAGCAAGCAAATATATACCATGTCAGATAGGGGTAAGTGCACAGGAGAAAAATGGAACAAGACCAGGGGGCCAGGGAGCCCCAGGGTATGGCGGAGGAGGGTGGTGGTCTGGGATGTTGATgcctgagctgagacctgaagaaaGTGAAGAAGCAGAGACTTTGCATCTTGCAGGAAGAGTGTTCTAAACAGAGGAACAGCcaatacaaaggccctgaggtagacaTGTGCCTGGTGAGTTTGAGGAACATCCACAGGTcagagtggctggagcagagggaatgaggggaagggagagggatgagAGAGGGAGTTTGCGCGGAGATCACAAGAGCCTGGAGGCCGAGCGTGGTAAAGACTGGCCTTTCTTCTGAGTGAGACGGGGGCCTCGAGGGTTCTGAGCAGGAGAGTGACTGGATCTGACTTGGGGTTTGAAAAGATCCCTCTGGCAGGATGGAGAAGGCAAGAGAGAGACCAGAGGAGAGGGTGTTGCACAAATCTAAATGGACAAGTGTAGTGGCTTGGGCCAGACATGGGTGGCAAAGGTGGGGAGACGCAGTCAGATTCTGGATCTGTTCTGAAGGTGAAGACAACAGGATTTTCTGAGAGATTGGATGTGGGGTGTGGGAGaaagaggagtcaaggatgaccTCAAGGCTTTGGGTCTGAGCCAGTGGAAGGATGAACTGCCCCACATTGACTTTCCTCTCATGAGAAGGGGGATAATTCTCTGTGCTTCACAGATGTAAACCTTGAAAGAACGACCTTCCTGGCATATAGCAAGCCCTTCTAAAGTCCTGGTTCTCAAGGGGATTGGCTGCGTCTGCAAGGCCAGCCCTGCCATTGTAAGAAGGTTAGCAAAGCCGCCCTGGttccatccccccccccccagattTGCTCAGAAGACTAAGGAACATTTGTCTCATGCTTTGCAGCTGACAAAGCACATTTGCACACACTGAGTGCCGTGATACAATAGCCCTGCTGAGCTGAAGGGCCCTGACACGTTAGCCCCGTTTTGTAGGTAAGAAAAATGGAGACCCAGAGAAGGTCAGCGACTTCCTGCGGTCACACAGCCGATTGTGGCAGAGTGGGAAGCCGGATCAGGAAGGCATGCTCCGGGGCAGAACCTCTTCTCAGCATCCCCGCCCCGGCTCAAATTTCTGCTAAGAGTGCAGTGGGTGTGCAAGGGTTAATCTGACAACCAGCTCCCCAGGGACCATCCTGAATAATGGGCTCGGTACACATGCCTCCAGAGGCTTCCAGGAGGGGCGGGAAGAGGACCCCAGCCAGGCCTACGCAGCAGGCCCTGTCTGGGGGCAAGGAGGGCTCCACACATGTGACGCCTGTGTCACACACACGTGTGTACCACTGTGTGCCCCATGTCCATACATGGCCTCTCACCAGTCCCCTCCCAGCCAGCCCTGCtcaccctgcccaccccctcccccatgcaCCCTGCCCTCCTGCAGTAGGGAGCCCAGAGAAGCATTTCCTGTTTGGGGGCCGCCTCCTCCCCCTCTAAGTCCAGGTTCccagggccccaggctgagcagaggTGAAGGGAGGGcagccccctgcccctcctccttccccggCCACCCCCAACACCCGGTCCAGCTGGAGCCAGGAGGCTTGAGGGCAGAGGTAGGAGCTCAGTATATAAATGAGGGCTGCGGATGCCCACGCCTGTGAGATCGAGGTGCTTCCCACATCCAGGGCCTGCATGCGAAGATGGGTGACTTCCTGTGTTAGGGCCTGCAGAACGCCACACCACTTTCGCATGTACACCTAAAGGGTTTAGCATGTCAGAGTATGTGCAACTCTGGGACGAAGGGAGAGTGTCGAGAGAGTGCTCTTGTGTGTGGAGAGgggcacacacacgtgtgtgacGTGAGAGCGTGAGTCACAGCATGTTTCCACACACATGACAAGCAGTTGTTCACGGGTGTGATGAGGTCAGTGTGTCCCCATTGGGGTCTCTGTGAGTCTCTGGGAAGCGACCTTAACCCACCGCCAAGAGCCCCAGACGGCGCTGGAGTCTTCTGAGGGTCGTCCGGTCTCCTCTCCTCGACTCCCAGTCCGTTAGCAgcgcctcctcccctcccctgccccctctcccagcaccccccacccctgccccccgcccgACTGCTTCCTGCTCTGGCGGCCCCGGGGGAGCGAGAGCAGGGAGCTGGCAGCGGCCCCAGCCCACTCCTTACAAGGCCTGAGCCCGGCCCGGGCCCGCCCCCGGCCCGCCTGCCGGAGGCCCCAGTCCCTCCCCTTGTCAAGAGCGGCTGCCGGCCGGGCCCGGGCCAGTCGGGGGGCGTCGCGATGCTGCTGCGCCTGCTGCTGGCCTGGGCGGCCGCGGTGCCTACGCTGGGCCAGGCCCCCTGGGCCGCCGAGCCCCGCGCTGCCTGCGGCCCAGGCAGCTGTTACGCGCTCTTCCCGCGGCGCCGCACCTTCCTGGAGGCCTGGCGGGCCTGCCGTGAGCTGGGGGGCGACCTGGCCACACCGCGGACCCCCGAGGAGGCCCGGCGCGTGGACAGCCTGGTGGGCTCCGGCCCGGCCAGCCGGCTGCTGTGGATCGGGCTGCAGCGGCAGGCCCGGCACTGCCAGCCTCAGCGCCCACTGCGGGGCTTCACGTGGACCACAGGGGACCAGGACACGGCCTTCACCAACTGGGCCCAGCCCGCCACGGGTGGGCCCTGCCCGGCCCAGCGCTGTGCGGCCCTTGAGGCGAGTGGCGAGCATCGCTGGCTCGAGGGCTCGTGCACGCTGGCCGTCGATGGCTACCTGTGCCAGTTTGGCTTCGAGGGCTCCTGCCCAGCGCTGCCCGATGAGGCAGGCCAGGCCGGCCCTGCCGTCTACACCACGCCCTTCCACCTGGTCTCCGCAGAGTTTCAGTGGCTGCCCTTCGGCTCTGTGGCTGCCGTGCCATGCCAGGCTGGCAGAGAAGCCTCTCTGCTCTGCGTGAAGCAGCCTGACGGTGGCGTGGGCTGGTCGCGGACTGGGCCCTTGTGCCCCGGTACCGGCTGCGGCCCGGACAACGGGGGCTGTGAACACGAGTGCGTGGAGGAGGCGGACGGTCGGGTGTCCTGTCGCTGCACCGAGGGCTTCCGGCTGGCAGTGGATGGGCGCAGCTGTGAGGACCCCTGTGCCCATGCCCTGTGTGAGCAGCAGTGTGAGCCTGGAGGGCCACAGGGCTACAGCTGCCACTGTCGCCTGGGTTTCCGGCCAGCCGAGGATGAGCCGCACCGCTGCGTGGACACAGATGAATGCCAGATTGCCGGCGTGTGCCAGCAGATGTGCGTCAACTATGTTGGTGGCTTTGAGTGCTACTGCAGCGAGGGCCACGAGCTGGAGGCTGATGGCATCAGCTGCAGCCCCGCTGGGGCCATGGGCGCCCGGGCTTCCCAGGACCTTGGGGACGAGTTGCTGGATGATGGGGAGGATGAAGAGGATGAAGATGAAGCCTGGGAGGTCTTCGATGGTGGCTGGACAGAGATGCCTGGGATCCCGTGGATGGAGGCCACGCAGTCACCTGACTTTGGCCTGGCCTATAGACCTAGCTTCCCAGAGGACAGGGAGTCCCGGATGCCCTACCTGGACCCCACCTGGCCACCCCCGCTTAGTGCCCCTAGGGTCCCCTACCACTCCTCAGTGCTCTCTGTCACCCGGCCTGTGGTGGTCTCTGCCACACGCCCCCCACTGCCTTCTGCCCACCAACCCCCTATTGTCTCTGCCACGCGTCCACCCCTGACCCCTACCCCTCAGCCCCGCGTGATCCCTGCAGTACAGCCAGCTTTGCCCTCTGACCACCAGTTCCCCAAGATCTCAGCCAACTATCCAGATCTGCCTTCTGCCCACCGACCCCCCGTTATCTCTGCCACACACCCAGGACCGACCCCTGCCCACCGGCCCCCAATTATCTCAGCCAAATATCCTGAACTGTTTCCCGCTCACCAGTCCCCCATGTTTCCAGATATCCAGGCCGTTGATACCCAGAACACCACTCATTTGCCTCGAATCCCAGCTAACGACGCCCCTCTGGTCACCACCTCCGGCACCCATCAAACCCCTGTGACCCCAGATATCCCGGTCCTCAAAGCCCAGGCCACCCACCATCCCATTACTTCCACTGTCCAGCCTTCTCTGACCACTACCTCCAGGCCCCCTGTGTTGCCTGCCCATCAAGTCCCCGTGCCTGCTGCCACCCAACCCCCAGCCTTCCAcactcccctgcccccagagagCCCCACTAACCAGACCTCACTCGCTAGCCCGACACACCCCCATTCCAAAGCCCCACAAGTCCCAAGGGAAGGTACCCCTGACCCCAACCTGGCCCCGTGGCTGCCCTCGGCAGTCCCCACAGCCCTGGGGGAGGCCAGTTCAGCAGGCCGCAGCCGCAGGGATGATCGGTGGCTGCTGGTGGCACTTTTAGTGCCAACATGCGTCTTCTTGGTGGTCCTACTTGCACTGGGCATCGTGTACTGTACCCGCTGTGGCCCCCACGCGCCCAATAAGCGCGTGACCGACTGCTATCGCTGGGTCACCCACGCCGGGAGCAAGGGCTCAACGGAACCCGCGCCCCACCGGGGCAGCCTCACAGGGGTGCAGACCTGCAGAACCAGCGTGTGATGGGGCGCAGCCCCCGctctgtggggtgggggaaggggcatGTGTTGGACACATGGGCCAGGCTGCACCAGGGACCCACGGGGGCTGCCCAGCTGGACAGAAGGCTTCCTGGTCCCCCGGGCCCAGCCAGGCTTCTCTCTCAGTCAACCGCTAGACCTGACTCTTGGGAGCTCTGTTTCCTGGCCCAGCACTCATGACGGAGGAGATGCCAaggacccccaggacctcaggggGTGGGTTCTGGGGTCTTCTCCAATAAACGGGGTGCCAACCTCACCCAAAGCTCCTGACCCCCATTGGTGCCTAAGGGGAGGGTCTGGGAGGACTCAGAAAAAAGAAGGAGGGGATCTTCCTTCAGCTTGTTTGG
This region of Mesoplodon densirostris isolate mMesDen1 chromosome 7, mMesDen1 primary haplotype, whole genome shotgun sequence genomic DNA includes:
- the CD248 gene encoding endosialin, with protein sequence MLLRLLLAWAAAVPTLGQAPWAAEPRAACGPGSCYALFPRRRTFLEAWRACRELGGDLATPRTPEEARRVDSLVGSGPASRLLWIGLQRQARHCQPQRPLRGFTWTTGDQDTAFTNWAQPATGGPCPAQRCAALEASGEHRWLEGSCTLAVDGYLCQFGFEGSCPALPDEAGQAGPAVYTTPFHLVSAEFQWLPFGSVAAVPCQAGREASLLCVKQPDGGVGWSRTGPLCPGTGCGPDNGGCEHECVEEADGRVSCRCTEGFRLAVDGRSCEDPCAHALCEQQCEPGGPQGYSCHCRLGFRPAEDEPHRCVDTDECQIAGVCQQMCVNYVGGFECYCSEGHELEADGISCSPAGAMGARASQDLGDELLDDGEDEEDEDEAWEVFDGGWTEMPGIPWMEATQSPDFGLAYRPSFPEDRESRMPYLDPTWPPPLSAPRVPYHSSVLSVTRPVVVSATRPPLPSAHQPPIVSATRPPLTPTPQPRVIPAVQPALPSDHQFPKISANYPDLPSAHRPPVISATHPGPTPAHRPPIISAKYPELFPAHQSPMFPDIQAVDTQNTTHLPRIPANDAPLVTTSGTHQTPVTPDIPVLKAQATHHPITSTVQPSLTTTSRPPVLPAHQVPVPAATQPPAFHTPLPPESPTNQTSLASPTHPHSKAPQVPREGTPDPNLAPWLPSAVPTALGEASSAGRSRRDDRWLLVALLVPTCVFLVVLLALGIVYCTRCGPHAPNKRVTDCYRWVTHAGSKGSTEPAPHRGSLTGVQTCRTSV